A region of Salirhabdus salicampi DNA encodes the following proteins:
- a CDS encoding MazG nucleotide pyrophosphohydrolase domain-containing protein produces the protein MKEMQAFSKEFVKYMNWEIDDESYEKSRASLLNNYMLLTTEVGEVAEELRTMFNLTNKDIQNGISEEEAFQHAIENVKDNLGKEMADCIAYLMKIANFFEIDLENAYYKKMEEVKKRKNKDVRYIK, from the coding sequence ATGAAAGAAATGCAAGCTTTCTCTAAAGAATTTGTAAAATATATGAACTGGGAAATAGATGATGAAAGTTACGAAAAGAGCCGAGCTTCCTTATTAAACAATTACATGCTCCTTACTACAGAGGTTGGCGAAGTAGCTGAAGAGTTGCGAACGATGTTTAACTTAACGAACAAAGATATTCAAAACGGAATCTCCGAAGAAGAGGCGTTTCAGCATGCAATCGAAAATGTAAAGGATAACTTAGGTAAGGAAATGGCTGATTGTATTGCATACTTAATGAAAATCGCAAACTTTTTTGAAATCGACTTAGAAAACGCATATTATAAAAAGATGGAAGAGGTAAAGAAACGGAAAAATAAAGACGTTCGATATATAAAGTAA
- the nikC gene encoding nickel transporter permease translates to MNNNVAKEAETQEVVNVSYTNVKLEQFFDVMKKIMKNRMAVAGGLIIGLFALVAIFAPWIAPYDPTQVDLMKKLQGPSWDHWMGTDDKGRDILSRVIMGSRLSLAVGVISVAIGAIVGIILGLVAGYYGRWLDTAIMRFIDVLLAFPGILLALAIISALGPSLINVMIAIGIFSIPTFARIVRGSTLSEKKMEYVDAIRSLGATDGRIIFVHILPNILSPIIVQGTLRLATAILSAAGLSFLGMGAQPPSPEWGAMLSQGRSFLYSAPHVAAFPGLAIAFVVLGFNLLGDGLRDVLDPRMKQ, encoded by the coding sequence ATGAACAACAATGTAGCAAAGGAAGCAGAAACACAGGAAGTCGTTAACGTTTCCTATACAAATGTAAAGCTGGAACAATTTTTTGACGTAATGAAGAAGATTATGAAAAATAGGATGGCAGTAGCGGGTGGGCTTATTATAGGATTATTTGCCTTGGTAGCTATCTTCGCCCCGTGGATTGCACCTTATGATCCTACTCAAGTTGATTTAATGAAAAAGCTTCAAGGACCTTCTTGGGATCATTGGATGGGTACAGATGACAAGGGCCGAGATATATTAAGCCGTGTCATTATGGGGTCAAGGCTGTCACTGGCAGTAGGTGTTATCTCCGTTGCAATTGGTGCTATTGTTGGAATTATTTTAGGACTAGTTGCCGGGTATTACGGAAGATGGTTAGATACAGCCATCATGCGTTTTATCGATGTTCTGTTAGCATTCCCGGGAATCTTATTAGCATTAGCGATTATTAGTGCTCTGGGACCAAGCTTAATTAACGTTATGATTGCAATTGGTATATTCTCTATACCGACGTTTGCACGTATTGTTCGAGGCTCAACGTTATCTGAAAAGAAAATGGAATATGTAGATGCGATTCGATCACTAGGTGCAACGGATGGTCGAATCATATTCGTTCATATATTACCGAACATTTTATCACCAATCATTGTGCAAGGGACTTTACGTCTAGCTACAGCTATCTTGTCCGCAGCAGGACTATCCTTCCTTGGCATGGGCGCACAGCCGCCATCACCGGAATGGGGAGCGATGTTATCACAGGGACGAAGCTTTTTATATTCTGCACCACACGTTGCTGCTTTCCCTGGTTTAGCAATCGCATTTGTTGTATTAGGCTTTAACTTATTAGGTGATGGTTTACGTGATGTTCTCGATCCAAGAATGAAACAATAA
- a CDS encoding ABC transporter ATP-binding protein codes for MSTPAQETKTPLLKVTNLKQYFPIKGGFFSRTVNHVKAVDDISFDVYPGETLSIVGESGCGKSTTGRAILRLEDPTEGNVMFDETDLLSLSNGQMRHVRKDIQVIFQDPFASLNPRQTVGRILEEALQILHNMSAKERKERVKELLEQVGLRPEYITRFPHEFSGGQRQRIGIARALAANPKLIICDEAVSALDVSVQAQILNLLKKLQKEYNFTYLFISHDLGVVRHISDRVMVMYLGKIVEIGSKKEIFENPKHPYTKALLSSIPEPNRKKKKERIILQGDVPSPINPPSGCRFHTRCPIATEYCKENEPVLEQKDGLQKVSCFYTD; via the coding sequence ATGTCAACACCAGCGCAGGAAACTAAAACACCCCTATTGAAGGTAACGAACTTAAAGCAATACTTCCCAATCAAAGGTGGCTTTTTTTCCAGAACAGTGAATCATGTAAAAGCTGTTGATGATATTTCCTTTGATGTATATCCAGGGGAGACGCTAAGTATTGTAGGAGAGTCTGGTTGTGGGAAGTCTACAACTGGGCGTGCTATACTTCGACTTGAAGATCCGACGGAAGGGAATGTTATGTTTGACGAGACAGATTTACTTAGTTTAAGTAATGGTCAAATGCGTCATGTCCGGAAGGATATTCAAGTTATATTCCAGGATCCGTTTGCATCCTTAAACCCACGTCAAACGGTTGGACGCATATTAGAAGAAGCATTACAAATTCTTCATAATATGTCTGCGAAAGAGCGAAAAGAGCGAGTGAAAGAATTACTAGAGCAAGTAGGATTAAGACCTGAATATATTACTCGTTTTCCCCATGAATTTAGTGGTGGACAACGACAACGTATTGGGATTGCACGAGCATTAGCTGCAAATCCAAAACTCATTATTTGTGATGAGGCAGTTTCCGCCTTGGATGTATCTGTACAAGCCCAAATTTTGAATTTGTTGAAAAAGTTACAAAAAGAATATAATTTCACGTACCTGTTTATTTCCCACGATTTAGGGGTTGTACGTCACATTTCCGACCGTGTGATGGTCATGTATTTAGGGAAAATTGTAGAAATTGGATCGAAGAAAGAAATATTTGAAAATCCGAAACATCCTTATACAAAAGCGTTGCTTTCTTCCATTCCAGAACCGAATCGGAAGAAAAAGAAGGAACGGATTATTTTACAAGGTGATGTTCCATCACCAATTAACCCACCATCAGGTTGTCGTTTTCATACACGTTGTCCGATAGCTACGGAATACTGTAAAGAAAATGAACCTGTCTTAGAACAAAAGGATGGCTTGCAAAAGGTATCATGTTTTTATACAGATTAA
- a CDS encoding ABC transporter ATP-binding protein: MEEKKTLLKVENLRTYFYVDDKELKVVDGVDFELKQGETLGIVGESGCGKSMTSLSLMRLVPEPPGKVMADNISFNGENLLDKTEEEMRKIRGNQISMIFQEPMTSLNPVYSVGEQIAEAIRIHQQLPRKEAWDQAVDMLRLVGIPSPEKRAKQEPHELSGGMRQRVMIAMALSCNPSLLIADEPTTALDVTIQAQILDLLKKLQQDFNSSVIMITHDLGVVADTCDKVLVMYAGKVVEYTDVDSLFDEPLHPYTKGLLKSIPRIDEDQEELYAIKGTVPSPDNMPEGCRFAPRCPLAKDICHTKSPEFVSVGDRTVRCLAYTEEWENAGEVEEYVNTSAGN, encoded by the coding sequence ATGGAAGAGAAAAAGACATTATTAAAAGTAGAAAATTTACGAACCTACTTTTATGTAGATGATAAAGAACTAAAAGTTGTAGATGGCGTTGATTTTGAATTAAAGCAAGGAGAAACATTAGGAATTGTAGGGGAGTCTGGTTGTGGTAAAAGTATGACCTCACTATCCTTAATGCGACTCGTTCCGGAACCACCGGGTAAGGTCATGGCTGATAACATCTCTTTTAACGGTGAAAACCTACTGGACAAAACAGAGGAAGAAATGCGAAAAATTCGCGGAAATCAAATTTCCATGATATTCCAGGAGCCGATGACATCTCTTAATCCCGTATATTCTGTGGGAGAGCAAATTGCAGAAGCAATCCGTATTCACCAACAACTACCACGAAAAGAAGCATGGGATCAAGCGGTGGACATGCTACGTCTTGTGGGGATACCTTCCCCAGAAAAACGGGCAAAACAAGAGCCCCATGAATTAAGTGGAGGAATGCGCCAACGTGTCATGATTGCGATGGCTCTATCATGTAATCCGTCTCTATTAATTGCAGACGAGCCGACGACAGCGTTGGATGTAACAATCCAAGCCCAAATATTAGACTTACTGAAAAAATTACAGCAAGATTTTAATTCGTCAGTAATTATGATTACGCACGATCTTGGTGTTGTAGCAGATACATGTGATAAAGTTCTCGTTATGTATGCCGGCAAGGTTGTGGAATATACGGATGTAGATTCATTGTTTGATGAACCACTTCACCCGTATACGAAGGGGCTTCTAAAATCAATTCCACGAATTGACGAAGATCAAGAAGAATTGTATGCAATAAAAGGGACAGTCCCAAGTCCGGATAATATGCCAGAAGGATGTCGTTTTGCACCAAGATGTCCACTAGCAAAAGATATCTGTCATACGAAATCACCTGAATTCGTGTCAGTTGGTGATCGTACTGTACGTTGTTTAGCGTATACAGAGGAATGGGAAAACGCAGGGGAGGTAGAAGAATATGTCAACACCAGCGCAGGAAACTAA
- a CDS encoding ABC transporter ATP-binding protein: protein MHLEKYITSKGMNSMLLKSSDVTVHYPLERNPTIQNVNLNVRKGEKVLILGPSGGGKSTLSLTLNGIIPRTIDANKSGEVIIESKSVTSISLWEVSKRIGVLFQNPEAQFCMLTVKDEILFGLENLRLSKAEMHYRLNEALDQVGLMEWRNANIHDLSGGMKQKLGFACLLAMDPDILILDEPTANLDPQATESLFQLVNKLATEFNKTVIFIEHKVDHVLPYIDRIIAMGAKGSMIADDKPKSVFEKYTKTLQEEGIWIPKVYRFAKDLEKQGVNWTRVPFTLMEWEQEWKKAKLPEKTNLPLIIENKKSKMGPPVIQLRNISFGYSENLTLRNINMTIHKGEFIAVVGPNGVGKSTLAKILIGILSAEGEIRLHGKPAHTNDLLKRIGYVFQNPEHQFVCDTVEEELTYGMTLLGLEEQMMNEQVDHLLKQFQLEKKRFSNPFSLSQGQKRRLSVASMLAHAQDLLILDEPTFGQDEVNTDRLMTLLQRENGKGKTIFMITHDMDLVYQYANKVILLNEGEIQYEGDVESFFQRTSILEKASLTLPVSYNLDKAIMEVKKGGVYVSKLSKK from the coding sequence TTGCACTTGGAAAAATATATCACGAGCAAAGGAATGAACAGTATGCTTCTCAAGAGCAGTGATGTAACCGTTCATTATCCCCTTGAAAGGAATCCAACCATACAAAATGTAAATCTGAACGTAAGAAAAGGGGAAAAGGTGCTTATTCTAGGGCCGAGTGGGGGTGGAAAAAGCACCCTTTCTCTTACCCTTAATGGTATTATTCCGAGGACGATTGACGCAAACAAGTCAGGTGAAGTTATCATTGAATCAAAATCGGTAACAAGTATATCGTTATGGGAAGTAAGTAAGCGAATTGGAGTACTGTTTCAAAATCCTGAGGCACAGTTTTGTATGTTAACCGTAAAAGATGAAATTTTATTTGGATTAGAAAATTTACGGTTAAGTAAAGCAGAGATGCATTACCGTTTAAATGAAGCGCTTGACCAAGTAGGATTAATGGAATGGCGGAATGCAAACATTCATGATTTATCCGGAGGAATGAAGCAGAAGCTCGGTTTTGCATGTTTACTAGCGATGGATCCAGATATTTTGATTCTTGATGAACCAACAGCCAATTTAGACCCGCAGGCAACAGAAAGCCTGTTTCAACTTGTAAATAAATTAGCGACTGAGTTCAATAAAACTGTTATTTTTATTGAACATAAGGTAGATCATGTGTTGCCTTATATCGATCGTATTATTGCAATGGGTGCGAAAGGGAGTATGATTGCAGACGATAAACCTAAATCAGTGTTCGAAAAATATACAAAAACATTACAAGAAGAAGGCATATGGATTCCGAAAGTGTATCGTTTTGCAAAGGACTTAGAAAAGCAAGGAGTTAATTGGACCCGTGTTCCTTTTACGTTAATGGAATGGGAACAAGAATGGAAGAAAGCAAAGCTTCCAGAAAAGACCAACCTCCCACTTATAATTGAAAACAAGAAGAGCAAAATGGGTCCACCTGTTATACAATTGCGGAATATTTCCTTTGGTTATAGCGAAAACCTTACATTACGAAATATTAATATGACGATACATAAAGGAGAATTTATAGCAGTCGTAGGACCAAACGGTGTAGGAAAGAGTACGTTAGCTAAAATTTTAATCGGAATACTGTCTGCTGAAGGTGAGATCAGACTGCATGGAAAACCGGCACATACGAATGATCTATTAAAACGAATTGGGTATGTTTTTCAAAATCCTGAGCATCAATTTGTTTGTGATACGGTTGAAGAAGAACTAACCTATGGAATGACATTACTTGGTCTGGAAGAGCAAATGATGAATGAACAGGTTGATCATCTATTGAAGCAATTTCAACTCGAGAAAAAACGATTCTCTAACCCGTTTTCATTAAGTCAAGGACAAAAACGACGACTTTCTGTAGCATCGATGCTTGCTCATGCTCAAGATTTATTAATTCTAGATGAACCAACATTTGGTCAAGACGAAGTGAATACAGATCGGTTAATGACCTTATTGCAAAGGGAAAATGGTAAAGGAAAGACGATTTTTATGATTACTCATGATATGGATCTCGTCTATCAATACGCAAACAAAGTTATTTTATTAAATGAGGGAGAAATTCAGTATGAAGGTGACGTAGAATCCTTTTTTCAAAGAACATCTATTTTAGAAAAAGCTTCCTTAACTTTGCCAGTTTCCTACAATTTAGATAAAGCAATTATGGAAGTGAAGAAAGGGGGGGTGTATGTTAGCAAACTATCAAAAAAGTAA
- a CDS encoding ECF transporter S component translates to MKTTKGLNLREIIVMAAIAAVFGVLYLVWIFFGQFIQATFGPVGWGFISGFWIIAPILCAYIIRKPGVALIAELIAATIEVLVGSVNAGVVLLLGFTQGIGAELAFAIFLYRNYRLPVLMLAGIFGTSANFMTIYFLYGYSQYSNILTGLMFMAMVISGALIAGWGSKSIADGLSRTGVLANFALGKIYHEQRNEQYASQEQ, encoded by the coding sequence ATGAAGACGACCAAAGGATTAAACTTACGGGAAATTATTGTTATGGCAGCTATTGCCGCCGTTTTTGGTGTTTTATATTTGGTATGGATATTTTTCGGTCAGTTTATTCAGGCCACATTTGGACCAGTAGGGTGGGGATTTATTTCTGGTTTCTGGATTATTGCGCCTATTCTATGCGCTTATATTATTCGTAAACCGGGTGTAGCTCTTATTGCAGAGTTGATTGCAGCAACGATTGAGGTTTTAGTCGGTTCTGTAAATGCAGGGGTCGTATTACTTCTAGGCTTTACTCAAGGTATAGGAGCAGAGTTAGCGTTTGCTATATTTTTATATCGTAACTATCGACTTCCAGTGTTAATGTTAGCCGGTATATTTGGGACATCAGCGAATTTCATGACCATTTACTTCTTGTACGGTTATAGCCAATATTCCAATATTCTAACAGGACTTATGTTTATGGCAATGGTTATTAGTGGAGCACTTATAGCCGGTTGGGGCAGTAAGAGCATTGCAGATGGTTTAAGTCGTACAGGGGTGCTTGCTAACTTTGCACTTGGAAAAATATATCACGAGCAAAGGAATGAACAGTATGCTTCTCAAGAGCAGTGA
- a CDS encoding energy-coupling factor transporter transmembrane component T family protein — MLANYQKSNHFLQKVNPVAKLASLFVVIGFLAFVFDPWTPLCLLIITIMSITLLGNIPIRFLLFILLPFTLFAFSFLWIQVVFPDETGATILFHIGSFPVALENVMVGLSLGLRSLVFVSWSMLFVLTTEPTKLMLSLIQNCKLPPRFGYGVMAAYQFLPMFRQELNQMRTAHRIRGLGKPKGFKERVKEMKRYTVPLLASGIRKAERVAIAMESKGFDGGRDRSYYDSIRWTRYDVIYFGGILIVFLSLYVLRKVYTV; from the coding sequence ATGTTAGCAAACTATCAAAAAAGTAATCACTTTTTACAAAAAGTGAATCCAGTTGCTAAGCTTGCTAGCTTATTTGTTGTGATTGGATTTTTGGCTTTCGTCTTTGATCCTTGGACACCGTTATGTTTGCTCATCATTACCATTATGAGTATTACTCTCTTAGGAAACATTCCGATCCGTTTCTTATTATTCATATTGCTTCCTTTCACCTTATTTGCTTTTAGCTTTTTATGGATACAAGTTGTTTTTCCTGATGAAACAGGTGCTACAATATTATTTCATATTGGCAGCTTTCCTGTAGCACTCGAAAATGTAATGGTGGGATTATCCCTGGGGTTACGATCTCTAGTATTTGTTTCATGGTCAATGTTGTTTGTTCTCACCACTGAGCCAACAAAGCTTATGCTCAGTTTAATTCAAAATTGTAAACTTCCCCCTCGTTTCGGTTATGGTGTGATGGCAGCTTATCAATTCCTACCAATGTTCCGACAGGAGTTAAATCAAATGCGTACTGCTCACCGAATTAGAGGACTCGGCAAACCAAAAGGGTTTAAAGAAAGAGTGAAAGAAATGAAACGTTATACGGTCCCTTTATTAGCTAGTGGTATTCGAAAGGCAGAAAGAGTGGCAATTGCAATGGAATCAAAAGGATTTGACGGTGGTCGAGATCGTAGTTATTATGATTCCATTCGATGGACGAGATATGACGTAATCTATTTCGGGGGTATCCTAATAGTGTTTCTTAGTTTATATGTTCTGAGGAAGGTATATACAGTATAA
- the nikB gene encoding nickel ABC transporter permease, protein MAAFIVRRFLQMIPVLLGVTLVIFLIMQMVPGDPAVLLAGESATQSQVDALRKQLGLDQPLYIQYFDYLKNVIQGDLGTSIRSGRPVLDEILVRLPVTIELAVWSILITIVLGMFAGIIAAMRQNKPSDIGIMVFALIGVSLPNFWLGLMLILYFSVTFQIFPVAGWGSFAHVVLPAITLGTSGAAIVARMTRSSMLEVIRQDYIRTARAKGVKRQYITYKHALKNALIPVVTVVGLQFGALLGGTVLTETVFAINGVGRMMVDAIRMRDIPLVQGSILFVSVIFVFVNMLVDITYRFLNKRVDLN, encoded by the coding sequence ATGGCCGCATTTATCGTACGACGGTTTTTGCAAATGATCCCGGTATTACTTGGGGTTACGTTAGTTATCTTTTTAATAATGCAAATGGTACCAGGTGATCCTGCTGTGTTACTAGCTGGCGAGAGTGCAACACAATCACAAGTTGATGCACTCAGAAAACAGCTCGGACTGGATCAACCTTTATACATTCAATATTTTGATTACTTGAAAAATGTTATCCAAGGAGACTTAGGAACTTCCATTCGTTCCGGTCGTCCTGTACTTGATGAAATTTTAGTTCGTTTACCAGTAACTATTGAGTTAGCGGTATGGAGTATTTTAATTACTATTGTACTAGGTATGTTTGCTGGAATTATTGCAGCAATGAGACAGAATAAGCCATCTGATATCGGGATTATGGTATTTGCGCTCATTGGTGTATCCTTACCAAACTTCTGGTTAGGTTTAATGTTAATTTTATATTTTTCCGTTACATTTCAAATATTCCCGGTTGCAGGGTGGGGAAGCTTTGCCCACGTCGTCTTGCCAGCCATTACGTTAGGAACGAGTGGAGCAGCAATTGTTGCCCGAATGACTCGTTCTAGTATGTTAGAAGTTATCCGTCAAGATTACATTCGTACTGCACGTGCAAAAGGGGTAAAGAGGCAATACATTACGTATAAACACGCACTGAAAAATGCTTTGATTCCAGTTGTTACTGTCGTAGGATTACAGTTTGGTGCATTACTTGGTGGAACAGTATTAACAGAAACTGTATTCGCTATTAATGGAGTTGGACGAATGATGGTTGATGCGATTCGAATGAGAGATATACCACTTGTTCAAGGTTCCATTTTATTTGTTTCTGTTATATTCGTTTTCGTAAATATGTTAGTTGATATTACGTACCGTTTTCTAAACAAACGAGTGGATTTGAACTAA
- the tenA gene encoding thiaminase II, with protein MSFSQQLRNEADHIFDACFHHPFIQGIAKGEVEKDQLIHYVKQDFEYLNAMIQSRAFGMAKCTNREDMEMFNTGIDFILNSEIHPHNNFCEVAGVKYEDLQGYPLAPTAQHYVSHMLNVSQEGTLGETLAVTLPCPWIYLYVGKRILEEFEIHEDHPFYDWITFYGAQEEPRMNVYLQRLDEIAEQSTEEEKQKMYDHFMTSSQLEWMFFDMAYRVQDWPVQGERVK; from the coding sequence ATGAGTTTTTCACAACAATTACGTAACGAAGCGGATCACATTTTTGATGCGTGTTTTCATCACCCATTTATTCAAGGAATTGCAAAAGGAGAGGTGGAGAAAGATCAGTTAATTCATTACGTAAAGCAGGATTTCGAATATTTAAATGCGATGATTCAGTCCCGGGCGTTTGGGATGGCTAAGTGTACAAATCGTGAGGACATGGAAATGTTTAACACAGGTATCGATTTTATTCTTAACAGTGAGATTCATCCCCATAACAACTTTTGTGAAGTAGCTGGAGTAAAATATGAAGATTTGCAAGGATACCCTTTAGCACCAACGGCACAACATTATGTTAGTCATATGTTAAACGTTTCTCAAGAAGGAACATTAGGTGAAACTTTAGCAGTAACGTTACCATGTCCTTGGATTTACTTGTATGTTGGAAAGAGAATTTTAGAAGAGTTTGAGATTCATGAGGACCACCCATTCTATGATTGGATTACATTCTACGGGGCCCAAGAAGAGCCGCGAATGAATGTTTATTTACAACGACTTGATGAAATAGCAGAACAATCAACAGAGGAAGAGAAACAAAAAATGTATGATCACTTTATGACGAGTAGTCAGTTGGAATGGATGTTCTTTGATATGGCATATCGTGTTCAAGATTGGCCTGTTCAAGGTGAAAGAGTGAAATGA
- a CDS encoding glutathione ABC transporter substrate-binding protein, producing MNFKKPFYLLMMTALLSVFIVGCAQEPDSDSNSSGNGADGGELIISVLSDAAQLDPHKGTDIPSAIVYHGKIYEGLVKQNKEMEVLPNLATGWEQLDDNTWEFYLRDDVVFHDGAEFNAEAVKKNFERILDEETASPRKKLFEMIEEIVVVDDYTIQFVTEYPFAPLLSNFAHYAGGIVSPKAIDEHGSDLGQNPAGTGPFVFENWIPGQEIELVKNENYWGDKPKIDSVVFQVIPEDATRISLVETGESHIADPVPVTEIERVENSPNMNLVRSTGLGIDYIGFNTQKAPFNNKLVRQAINYAVDTDIILEGVFNGVGTKAEGPMGPGVWGYSDKVEGYGYDLEKAKQLLKEAGYEDGFKTSIWTNDNQARVDVAEVVASQLKGIGIDVEIKVMEWGAYLESTKKGEHDMFVLGWSNMTGDADYNQYFLFHTDAHGAEGNRTFYDNADVDEYIDLGRKESNVEKRLEYYEKAQLQEVEDAPMIFLRNDEDISAVGKNVDGFWVHPSGIYMINDVTIN from the coding sequence ATGAACTTTAAAAAGCCGTTTTATCTACTTATGATGACAGCTTTACTATCCGTCTTCATCGTCGGATGTGCACAAGAACCAGATAGTGATTCAAATAGTTCCGGTAATGGAGCTGATGGTGGAGAACTAATTATTAGTGTCCTTTCGGATGCAGCGCAATTAGACCCACATAAAGGAACAGATATTCCTTCCGCGATCGTATATCACGGAAAAATTTATGAAGGTTTAGTAAAGCAGAACAAAGAAATGGAAGTACTTCCAAACCTTGCAACAGGTTGGGAACAACTTGATGACAACACTTGGGAATTCTACCTGCGTGATGACGTTGTCTTCCATGACGGCGCAGAATTTAACGCTGAAGCCGTTAAGAAAAATTTCGAACGTATTTTAGATGAGGAAACTGCATCTCCTCGTAAAAAACTGTTTGAAATGATTGAAGAGATTGTAGTAGTAGATGATTACACTATTCAATTCGTTACAGAGTACCCATTTGCTCCGTTACTATCTAACTTCGCTCACTATGCTGGTGGAATTGTGAGTCCTAAAGCAATTGATGAGCATGGGTCTGATTTAGGACAAAATCCTGCTGGTACAGGTCCTTTCGTATTTGAGAACTGGATCCCGGGACAAGAAATTGAACTTGTTAAAAACGAAAATTACTGGGGCGACAAGCCAAAAATTGATTCTGTTGTATTCCAAGTGATTCCAGAAGATGCAACACGAATTTCACTTGTTGAAACTGGAGAAAGCCACATTGCTGATCCAGTACCAGTTACAGAAATTGAGCGAGTAGAAAATAGTCCAAACATGAATTTAGTTCGTAGTACTGGTCTAGGTATTGACTATATCGGTTTTAACACACAAAAAGCACCATTTAATAACAAGTTAGTACGCCAAGCAATTAACTACGCAGTTGACACTGATATCATTTTAGAAGGTGTATTTAACGGTGTAGGAACAAAGGCAGAAGGTCCTATGGGTCCTGGTGTTTGGGGTTATAGCGACAAAGTTGAAGGTTATGGTTATGATCTGGAGAAAGCAAAACAACTTCTTAAAGAAGCGGGCTATGAAGATGGATTTAAAACTTCTATCTGGACTAATGATAACCAGGCACGTGTAGATGTAGCTGAAGTTGTTGCTTCACAATTAAAAGGAATTGGTATCGATGTTGAAATTAAAGTAATGGAATGGGGCGCATACCTAGAATCAACGAAGAAAGGTGAACATGATATGTTCGTTCTTGGTTGGTCTAACATGACTGGTGACGCTGACTACAACCAGTATTTCCTATTCCATACAGATGCTCACGGTGCTGAAGGTAACCGTACGTTCTACGATAACGCTGATGTCGACGAGTATATCGACCTTGGACGTAAAGAATCAAACGTTGAAAAACGTCTAGAATACTATGAAAAAGCACAATTACAGGAAGTAGAAGATGCACCAATGATCTTCCTTCGTAATGATGAAGACATTTCAGCTGTTGGTAAAAATGTTGACGGATTCTGGGTTCACCCATCTGGAATTTATATGATCAATGACGTAACAATCAACTAA
- a CDS encoding DmpA family aminopeptidase, producing the protein MHNKKRIRDYGVTIGELATGPRNAITDVEGVTVGQVTLSNGEQQTGVTAILPHQGNTFQEKLIGSSHVLNGFGKTTGTVQLAELGTLETPIVLTNTLSVGVAMDAVISYMLEHNREIGRTTGTVNPVVGECNDMLLNDIRAGFVGKEHVLQALETADSNFDEGAVGAGTGTLCYSLKGGIGSASRKIKLDHGIYTIGVLVQSNFGILRDLTVNGKYVGQELKDYIERDYEEKDKGSIMMVVATDLPVSERQLNRMIKRTANGLARTGSIMTNGSGEIAIGFSTATTIPHANNKDIISTKMIHDDDLDVAFRAVGEATEEAVLNSLVTAHEVVGRDGNKRPAFKDLLKKYQISLV; encoded by the coding sequence ATGCACAACAAAAAACGGATTCGTGATTATGGAGTTACCATTGGGGAGCTTGCGACTGGACCGCGAAATGCCATAACAGATGTTGAAGGTGTAACGGTTGGACAAGTTACCCTTAGTAATGGCGAGCAACAGACTGGAGTTACTGCCATCCTTCCCCATCAAGGGAATACATTTCAAGAAAAGCTGATTGGTTCGAGTCATGTTTTAAATGGGTTTGGGAAAACAACTGGCACTGTTCAATTAGCAGAACTAGGTACATTAGAAACCCCAATCGTATTAACAAATACATTGAGTGTAGGAGTTGCGATGGATGCAGTTATATCCTATATGTTAGAGCATAACCGGGAAATAGGCCGTACAACAGGAACAGTTAATCCAGTTGTTGGGGAATGTAACGACATGTTACTTAACGATATTCGGGCAGGATTTGTTGGGAAGGAGCATGTATTACAAGCATTAGAAACAGCAGATTCAAATTTTGATGAAGGAGCAGTTGGTGCAGGAACAGGAACATTATGTTATTCGTTAAAAGGTGGTATTGGTTCTGCATCTCGAAAAATTAAACTCGATCACGGCATATATACAATTGGTGTACTCGTTCAATCTAACTTTGGCATTTTACGTGATTTAACGGTAAACGGTAAATATGTTGGTCAGGAATTAAAGGATTATATAGAAAGAGATTATGAAGAAAAAGACAAAGGTTCCATTATGATGGTCGTTGCTACTGACTTACCCGTATCTGAACGACAGCTAAATCGAATGATCAAACGTACGGCAAATGGATTGGCGCGAACTGGTTCAATTATGACAAACGGCAGTGGCGAAATTGCCATTGGGTTTTCAACCGCAACAACCATTCCCCATGCAAACAACAAGGACATCATTTCAACTAAAATGATACACGACGATGATTTAGATGTTGCTTTTCGTGCCGTTGGAGAAGCAACAGAAGAAGCAGTACTTAATTCTTTAGTAACCGCCCATGAAGTAGTAGGACGGGACGGGAATAAGCGCCCTGCTTTCAAAGATCTATTAAAAAAATATCAAATATCATTAGTATAA